In a genomic window of Rubidibacter lacunae KORDI 51-2:
- a CDS encoding methyltransferase domain-containing protein, translated as MTDVARSEYWESRYLDGSTRWDLGQPAPPFASWLASEMALPLGRAIVLGCGRGSDALLFARHGFEVVGVDFAPSAIASATAAAARDGIPATFLLSDIFALPQEFAGSFDYAIEHTCFCALPPTQRDAYVQLTRSLLKPGGELLAIFFTHSRPGGPPFGSHPADIVRLFGRAFEILCLEPIAHSISVRQGEEHFGRLRRRDEQYTDRERSLL; from the coding sequence ATGACCGATGTCGCTCGGTCGGAGTACTGGGAATCGCGCTACCTGGATGGGTCAACGCGGTGGGACCTCGGTCAACCCGCACCGCCGTTCGCGAGCTGGTTAGCCAGCGAAATGGCACTGCCGCTGGGTCGGGCGATCGTGCTGGGGTGCGGACGCGGCAGCGATGCCCTGTTGTTCGCGCGACATGGATTCGAGGTTGTCGGCGTCGATTTCGCTCCGTCGGCGATCGCTTCCGCCACTGCCGCCGCCGCCCGCGATGGCATCCCCGCAACCTTCTTGCTGAGCGATATCTTCGCACTCCCGCAGGAGTTTGCCGGCAGTTTCGATTACGCGATCGAGCATACCTGCTTCTGCGCGCTGCCTCCAACTCAACGCGACGCTTACGTTCAGTTGACGCGATCGTTGCTGAAACCGGGTGGCGAGCTGTTAGCCATCTTCTTTACCCACAGTCGCCCTGGCGGTCCGCCCTTCGGCTCGCATCCTGCAGACATCGTGCGGCTCTTCGGTCGAGCCTTTGAGATCCTATGCCTGGAGCCGATTGCACATTCAATCTCGGTCAGGCAGGGTGAAGAGCACTTCGGCCGGTTGCGACGGCGGGACGAACAATACACCGACCGGGAGCGCAGCCTGCTTTGA
- a CDS encoding DUF3172 domain-containing protein: protein MARRPAPSSRRRPGPPPPRSGRPPERSAASPFNYTTLAVLLGAFIIGIGVGIIFSTSASFSPSNVVSREVIDRSAPNPEFCAQYGASAVVTDMRVFLTFNPFSVYVTQPAMQPGCVMRRTNWTILEKKNLIDDQQVRDCKQRLNTFGFVGNLEGSPRIDCIYQNDSAGNLFTSDTPGGSLVPKPETDRF from the coding sequence ATGGCTCGCAGACCCGCTCCATCTTCACGCCGCCGTCCGGGTCCCCCCCCGCCGCGATCGGGTCGGCCACCAGAGCGATCGGCGGCATCGCCATTCAACTACACGACGCTAGCCGTGTTGCTGGGCGCGTTTATCATCGGGATCGGTGTCGGCATTATCTTTTCAACGTCGGCAAGCTTTAGTCCGAGCAACGTGGTGTCCCGTGAGGTCATCGATCGCAGCGCGCCCAACCCAGAGTTTTGCGCGCAGTACGGCGCGAGCGCCGTGGTAACGGACATGCGCGTGTTTCTGACGTTTAACCCGTTCAGCGTTTACGTCACGCAGCCGGCTATGCAACCGGGCTGCGTTATGCGTCGCACGAACTGGACGATCCTCGAGAAGAAAAATTTGATCGACGACCAGCAAGTTCGCGACTGCAAGCAGCGCCTGAACACGTTCGGATTTGTAGGCAATCTTGAGGGATCGCCGCGCATCGACTGCATTTACCAGAATGACTCAGCCGGCAACCTCTTTACTAGCGATACGCCGGGAGGTTCCCTCGTCCCCAAACCAGAAACCGATCGATTCTAG
- a CDS encoding Ig-like domain-containing protein, which translates to MTELKVTTPINDVSVLEDAPTNAIDLAEVFDNPFTTGLVATFQLENQDLGNGGATNVVLFDQADEGAPLTVQNFSNYVNDGDYVNSIIHRLVSDFVIQGGGFVVDGLAEELAQNDASSGAGSTSLVPTDPPVQNEFSSDRSNVRGTIAMAKVGGDPDSATSQWFFNLGDNSSNLDSQNGGFTVFGEVLSEDDLETLDTIAALPVFEGTQFFGQGAFTDLPLILDDPNVPQVTSDQNLVRYEGITISQQPELTNFEVVSNSNPNLVTTSIANGQLVLAYQPDAVGTADITVRATDLLGNTAEDTFSVTVADVPDPPTAIDDSVTTAGNQSVTIDVLANDTDVDSTDLTPSVTDAPDNGTAAVENGAIVYTPAAGFSGTDSFTYTVSDGELTSNVANVTVEVDPVSLLPPEAAEDTGSTNEDAAVTVDVLANDSDPDGDALSVESATQGRNGSVTINADGTVTYTPNANFNGSDSFEYTVTDGGLTATATVTVAIAPVNDDPEANDDAATTGEDVAATIVVLDNDSDIDGDTLSIESVTQGSNGGTVDVNADGTVTFTPAAGFSGTDSFTYTVSDGNGGTDTTKVNVTISNAPVLGALPGVTLTEDAVVQGATIATVQATDSDTPVDQLTYAIASGNEDGFFAIEPSTGEVSIVETDNLEPASFTLGIVASDGTSTSEVATLNVEIEPEPAPLIFGTLGDDLFDADDPRDEFDGNGTLTFTGSGADLVDASGSEEGGNRIFSGSASDELFAGTNDRLFGGSDGDILDASAGGGGNRLYAQDGDDTLIAGSNDTLFGGSGSDILLATGTNSRFIGGLGADFFEIVGSESIDIVSDTTIADFASGTDTIGIGGGFAFEDLIFTAQGNDTTIALTGENGIRATLLDIQPDALVVGDFDFG; encoded by the coding sequence ATGACCGAACTGAAAGTCACAACACCAATTAACGACGTGAGCGTTTTGGAAGACGCTCCTACTAATGCGATCGACCTCGCCGAGGTATTTGACAATCCGTTTACGACGGGTTTGGTCGCGACTTTCCAGTTGGAGAACCAAGACCTGGGCAACGGTGGCGCAACGAACGTTGTGTTGTTCGACCAAGCCGATGAGGGTGCACCCCTCACCGTTCAGAATTTCAGCAACTACGTCAACGACGGCGATTACGTCAATTCCATCATTCACCGCTTGGTATCGGATTTTGTCATCCAAGGTGGGGGCTTTGTCGTCGACGGTCTAGCCGAAGAGCTGGCTCAGAATGATGCGAGCAGCGGCGCAGGATCGACGAGCCTCGTTCCAACCGATCCGCCCGTTCAAAACGAGTTCAGCAGCGATCGCTCCAACGTGCGCGGCACGATCGCGATGGCGAAGGTTGGAGGCGATCCCGACAGTGCGACGAGTCAGTGGTTTTTTAACCTCGGCGACAACTCGTCCAACCTCGACAGCCAAAACGGCGGCTTTACGGTCTTCGGTGAAGTTCTCTCGGAGGACGACCTCGAGACGCTCGATACCATTGCAGCACTGCCAGTGTTTGAGGGCACGCAATTCTTCGGTCAGGGCGCGTTTACAGACTTACCGCTAATACTGGACGACCCCAACGTACCGCAGGTCACGAGCGACCAAAACTTGGTGCGCTATGAAGGAATTACGATTTCCCAGCAACCCGAGCTAACAAACTTCGAAGTTGTCAGCAACTCCAATCCCAATCTCGTCACGACGTCGATCGCAAACGGCCAACTGGTCCTTGCCTACCAACCCGACGCAGTCGGGACGGCTGACATCACCGTGCGGGCCACCGATCTGCTCGGCAATACGGCAGAAGACACCTTCTCCGTCACCGTTGCCGACGTCCCCGATCCACCAACCGCCATTGACGACAGCGTCACGACGGCTGGGAACCAATCAGTCACTATTGACGTGCTGGCAAACGATACGGATGTCGACAGTACCGACCTCACCCCGAGCGTGACCGACGCGCCGGATAACGGTACGGCTGCGGTCGAAAATGGCGCGATCGTTTATACACCTGCTGCCGGCTTCAGCGGGACCGACAGCTTTACTTACACCGTTTCCGATGGCGAGCTCACCTCAAATGTCGCCAACGTAACGGTTGAGGTCGATCCCGTTTCTCTGCTTCCTCCCGAGGCCGCCGAAGACACGGGTTCGACAAATGAAGATGCGGCCGTGACCGTCGACGTTCTGGCTAATGACAGCGATCCCGATGGCGATGCTCTCAGTGTCGAGAGCGCCACCCAAGGCAGGAACGGGAGTGTCACCATCAATGCCGATGGCACGGTTACTTACACGCCCAATGCCAACTTCAACGGCAGCGATAGCTTCGAATACACCGTTACCGATGGCGGTTTGACCGCTACAGCTACGGTTACGGTCGCGATCGCCCCAGTCAATGACGACCCCGAAGCAAATGACGACGCGGCAACCACTGGTGAAGACGTGGCGGCAACGATCGTCGTTCTAGATAATGACTCTGACATCGATGGCGATACTCTCAGTATCGAGAGCGTCACTCAGGGCAGCAATGGCGGTACTGTCGATGTGAATGCTGACGGCACCGTCACCTTTACTCCTGCTGCCGGCTTCAGCGGAACCGATAGCTTTACCTACACCGTCAGCGACGGCAATGGTGGAACGGATACAACCAAGGTAAATGTCACGATCTCCAATGCCCCGGTGCTCGGAGCACTGCCAGGCGTCACGCTGACTGAAGACGCAGTGGTTCAAGGTGCGACCATCGCTACGGTGCAGGCAACAGACTCCGACACGCCTGTCGACCAACTAACTTACGCGATCGCCTCCGGTAACGAAGACGGCTTCTTCGCGATCGAGCCTTCCACAGGTGAAGTTTCGATTGTCGAAACCGACAACCTCGAGCCCGCCAGCTTTACGCTGGGCATCGTGGCTAGCGATGGCACCAGCACCTCTGAGGTTGCAACGCTCAACGTGGAGATCGAGCCAGAACCGGCACCGCTAATCTTTGGAACGCTGGGCGACGATCTGTTCGATGCCGACGACCCGCGCGACGAATTTGATGGCAACGGTACGCTAACTTTCACCGGTAGTGGTGCCGACCTCGTGGATGCCTCAGGGAGTGAAGAAGGGGGCAATCGCATCTTCAGCGGTAGTGCGAGCGACGAGCTGTTCGCCGGTACAAACGACCGCCTCTTCGGCGGCAGCGATGGGGACATCCTCGATGCGTCGGCGGGCGGGGGCGGAAACCGCCTCTACGCTCAAGACGGCGACGATACCCTGATTGCAGGCAGCAACGACACGCTTTTCGGCGGTAGCGGTAGCGATATTTTGTTGGCGACGGGGACGAACAGCCGCTTCATTGGCGGTCTGGGAGCGGACTTCTTCGAGATCGTCGGTTCGGAATCGATCGACATCGTATCCGACACGACAATCGCAGACTTCGCATCGGGGACGGACACGATCGGCATTGGCGGCGGCTTTGCATTTGAGGACCTGATCTTCACTGCGCAAGGCAATGACACGACAATCGCCCTCACCGGCGAGAACGGCATCCGCGCAACGCTCCTCGACATCCAACCCGATGCCCTCGTCGTTGGGGACTTCGACTTCGGTTAA
- a CDS encoding histone deacetylase family protein, with protein sequence MVTIIYSPAFLDHATGRFHPECPARLQSAIAVLRAAPWSARLQWQTPTPPSDRDALAWVRALHAPEYVERVRAIAAGGGGRLDADTPVSARSYDVALLAVAAWLDGVDRVLVSRQPAFVLARPPGHHAERETGMGFCLFSNAAIAARYALTQPHIERVAVLDWDVHHGNGTQALVADCSRIAYCSLHQSPAYPFTGSDDKRCDDNNVLNVPLPAGSTSDIYRQTFDDRVVPFLQAFAPNLLIVSAGYDAHRDDPLASMLLRPEDYSFFTERCLDLTPKLLFGLEGGYDLDGLAQSIFATIAPCLGASISTP encoded by the coding sequence ATGGTAACGATTATTTACTCGCCTGCATTTCTCGACCATGCTACGGGGCGTTTTCATCCCGAATGTCCGGCGCGGTTGCAGTCTGCGATCGCGGTCTTACGAGCGGCTCCTTGGAGCGCACGCCTGCAGTGGCAAACCCCGACGCCGCCAAGCGATCGCGACGCCCTGGCGTGGGTACGCGCGCTCCACGCACCCGAATACGTCGAGCGCGTCAGAGCAATTGCTGCTGGCGGTGGCGGCCGCCTAGATGCGGATACCCCTGTCTCTGCACGAAGTTATGATGTTGCGCTGCTTGCAGTAGCTGCGTGGCTGGATGGCGTCGATCGTGTGTTGGTGTCAAGGCAGCCCGCGTTTGTGCTGGCGCGACCGCCCGGACATCATGCCGAGCGAGAGACGGGGATGGGCTTTTGCCTGTTTTCCAATGCGGCGATCGCGGCACGATACGCTCTGACCCAACCACATATCGAGCGAGTAGCTGTTCTCGATTGGGACGTCCATCACGGGAACGGCACCCAAGCATTAGTTGCTGACTGTTCGCGGATTGCTTATTGCTCTCTGCATCAGTCGCCGGCCTATCCGTTTACCGGCAGCGATGACAAACGCTGCGACGACAACAACGTTTTGAACGTACCCCTGCCAGCCGGCAGCACGAGCGATATATACCGTCAGACATTTGACGATCGCGTCGTACCTTTCTTGCAGGCATTTGCACCAAATTTGCTAATTGTCAGTGCGGGATATGACGCCCATCGCGACGATCCGCTTGCAAGCATGTTGCTGCGGCCGGAGGACTACAGCTTTTTTACAGAACGCTGCCTCGATCTGACGCCAAAGCTGTTGTTTGGATTGGAGGGTGGCTACGACCTAGACGGGTTAGCTCAGTCAATTTTCGCAACTATTGCGCCCTGCCTGGGCGCCAGTATCAGCACTCCGTGA
- a CDS encoding 50S ribosomal protein L25/general stress protein Ctc: protein MSLTIECQKRPEGSKSRALRREGLIPANLYGHSGTESMSLVVNERKAQRLLRSAAVNSTVIDVQIPDLSWSGPALIREVQTHPWKAEIYHLSFFAVRGRSSVDVVVPLNIVGVSAGAKQGGVLDQVVTELAVRCDPTKVPESIDIDVTTMDVGTVLTVGELVLPDGVAASTDPSVTVLSIIASRTGAAQPSEAATESETAE, encoded by the coding sequence ATGTCACTCACGATTGAATGTCAGAAACGACCGGAAGGCAGTAAGTCCCGCGCGCTGCGTCGCGAGGGACTCATTCCTGCCAATCTTTACGGCCATAGCGGTACGGAATCCATGTCGCTCGTCGTTAACGAGCGCAAAGCCCAACGCCTGCTGCGCTCGGCAGCGGTAAACAGCACCGTAATCGACGTGCAAATCCCCGACCTGTCTTGGAGCGGGCCGGCCCTGATCCGCGAGGTTCAGACGCATCCGTGGAAGGCAGAAATCTACCACCTTAGTTTCTTCGCCGTTCGCGGTCGCAGTTCGGTTGATGTCGTTGTCCCGCTCAACATCGTCGGGGTATCGGCGGGCGCAAAGCAGGGTGGCGTCTTAGACCAAGTCGTCACCGAACTAGCCGTTCGATGCGATCCGACGAAAGTTCCGGAATCCATTGACATCGACGTCACGACAATGGACGTCGGCACCGTCCTCACAGTGGGCGAACTCGTGCTGCCGGATGGGGTTGCCGCTTCGACCGATCCGAGCGTCACGGTCTTGTCTATCATCGCATCGCGTACGGGGGCAGCCCAGCCGTCTGAGGCAGCAACCGAGTCAGAAACAGCTGAGTGA
- a CDS encoding amidohydrolase family protein, with amino-acid sequence MTLHADLHRHLGGSVVPRILWRYFQRHNPEMAGRFPEYLEFESFYTRPRNTLDEYLELHTLVESVQTPHTLPYFIYRLLRGAYIFENLAYLEIRYTPYLRTDARLDRSARIEQMYEVIRIVGEASREADYPIVTGQILCMHSRLPFEVNKAIADAAADLPEYVCGIDMAGGDSHYADRLDEIVGLYQYARSRGLKTTGHVYETADGCYPELLPYLMRIGHGIQIPLREPERLRELAAAGQCLEVCPTTYLKTGTLENIYELKVVFDRCFEAGVDTAICTDNAGLHNVRLPFEYENLLTCDAIDFRQLQACQEAAFRHAFAWPHVRPPSTLLERALQNGDPQQEPLLATY; translated from the coding sequence GTGACACTGCACGCCGATTTACACCGCCACCTGGGCGGCTCTGTCGTACCGCGCATTCTCTGGCGATACTTTCAGCGACACAACCCGGAGATGGCCGGTCGCTTCCCGGAGTACCTGGAGTTCGAATCGTTTTATACGCGCCCGCGCAACACGCTGGACGAATACCTAGAGCTGCACACGCTGGTGGAGAGCGTGCAAACTCCGCACACGCTGCCTTACTTTATCTATCGATTGTTACGTGGCGCGTATATTTTTGAAAATTTAGCCTATCTGGAGATTCGCTACACGCCTTATTTGCGTACGGACGCCCGCCTCGATCGAAGCGCGCGGATCGAACAGATGTATGAGGTGATTCGCATCGTCGGGGAAGCGAGTCGCGAGGCGGATTACCCGATCGTCACGGGTCAGATTCTCTGCATGCACTCGCGGTTGCCTTTCGAGGTTAATAAAGCGATCGCCGATGCGGCGGCCGACCTGCCGGAATACGTCTGCGGAATTGACATGGCAGGGGGAGATTCCCATTACGCCGATCGCCTCGACGAAATCGTCGGACTCTACCAATACGCGCGATCGCGCGGGCTCAAAACCACCGGTCACGTCTACGAAACCGCCGATGGTTGCTATCCGGAGTTGCTGCCATACTTGATGCGTATCGGACACGGTATCCAAATCCCGCTGCGGGAGCCGGAACGACTGCGGGAGTTAGCTGCTGCAGGGCAGTGCCTGGAAGTTTGTCCGACCACGTATTTGAAGACAGGCACTCTCGAAAACATTTACGAACTAAAGGTCGTGTTCGATCGCTGCTTTGAAGCGGGCGTCGATACTGCCATTTGCACCGATAACGCCGGGTTGCACAACGTGCGGTTGCCCTTCGAATACGAAAACCTGCTGACCTGCGACGCGATCGACTTTCGGCAACTGCAGGCATGCCAGGAGGCGGCTTTCCGCCACGCCTTCGCGTGGCCCCACGTGCGCCCGCCGTCGACCCTGCTCGAGCGCGCTCTCCAGAATGGGGACCCCCAGCAAGAACCTTTGCTGGCAACATACTAG
- a CDS encoding phage holin family protein, which yields MGQFILTWIVSAGALFLTARLVPGLEISGGASALIGAGVMGLTNAIVKPILIIFTLPLTIVTLGLFLLVVNAIAFALVGYLTPGFEVNGFFPALFGSLVLAFVSSLLGNLIKDN from the coding sequence ATGGGACAGTTCATTCTGACCTGGATTGTGTCAGCTGGAGCACTTTTCTTGACGGCGCGGCTGGTGCCGGGTTTGGAGATTAGCGGGGGTGCCTCTGCCCTCATTGGCGCGGGGGTGATGGGCTTGACGAACGCGATTGTCAAGCCGATTTTGATTATTTTCACGCTGCCGCTGACGATCGTGACCTTGGGGTTATTTTTACTGGTCGTCAACGCGATCGCTTTTGCACTGGTCGGCTATCTGACACCGGGCTTTGAAGTCAACGGGTTCTTTCCAGCGCTATTCGGTTCGCTAGTGCTGGCGTTCGTGTCGAGTCTGCTCGGCAATCTCATCAAAGACAACTAG
- a CDS encoding protein phosphatase 2C domain-containing protein yields the protein MLRLFLRVVGPGASDFAPGELLAGRYRVIAGAVVLDTQPAQPPDFPDRVPEALLPYSRLSPYQLHVPQVFGRVSDRDLWLLEYGYLRSDRAAGLERGEVLPMLTDAWAGTSPLRQLHWLWQMARLWQPLSDQGVAGALLDAKLVRVDGSLVHLLELPLDPEPESMSLAQLGLLWTPWTEGASPAIRDFFSFVCVQLTAGAIARPEQLVAVLDRALQRCGSSQQRLFQLAARTDVGPMRDHNEDALHIGEDGLAAADALAIVCDGVGGHAEGEVASRLAVDVMLRKLSELPQAIAPQEPEAISLELAEILRETNDAIGERNDRERRQGRQRMGTTLVMAMARSHELYVAHVGDSRAYWITRRGCQQLTLDDDVASQQTRLGQTLYREALQQPAAGSLVQVLGTGPSALLHPNIQRVVLDEDGLFLLCSDGLSDFDRVEQYWEQELLPVLEEQTTLQEAAERLLTIANTQNGHDNVTVALLYCQVSRLGGSDDTALLGPWESWVSSVLRATNLERPSPLRQRQSTPTVRAATPRAAIALSLAIVAVAIASAIGLSYAFVPEARAAIDGVRQRLLGSPLRDPSDFRR from the coding sequence TTGTTGCGGCTGTTTCTGCGGGTAGTCGGACCGGGCGCGTCTGACTTCGCACCGGGCGAGTTACTCGCCGGGCGCTACCGCGTGATAGCGGGGGCAGTGGTGCTAGACACGCAGCCAGCCCAGCCACCCGATTTCCCCGACCGGGTTCCGGAAGCCCTGCTGCCCTACTCGCGCCTGTCACCCTACCAACTCCATGTCCCGCAGGTGTTCGGACGCGTGAGCGATCGCGATCTGTGGTTGCTAGAGTACGGCTACTTGCGCAGCGATCGCGCAGCGGGGCTGGAGCGCGGTGAGGTGCTGCCGATGTTAACCGATGCATGGGCTGGAACCTCGCCGCTGCGGCAATTGCATTGGTTGTGGCAGATGGCACGGTTGTGGCAACCCTTGTCCGACCAGGGCGTGGCGGGTGCATTGTTGGACGCGAAGTTGGTGCGCGTGGACGGGTCGCTCGTGCACTTGTTAGAACTCCCGCTCGACCCCGAGCCGGAGTCGATGTCGCTGGCACAGCTCGGGCTGCTGTGGACGCCATGGACAGAAGGTGCCTCTCCAGCCATTCGTGATTTCTTCAGTTTTGTGTGCGTGCAACTGACCGCGGGCGCGATCGCGCGGCCCGAGCAACTCGTAGCCGTCCTCGATCGCGCTCTGCAACGCTGCGGGAGCTCCCAACAGCGTTTGTTTCAGTTGGCAGCGCGGACCGATGTCGGACCGATGCGCGACCACAATGAGGACGCCCTTCACATTGGCGAGGACGGGCTGGCAGCTGCTGATGCCCTGGCAATCGTTTGCGATGGGGTCGGCGGTCATGCGGAGGGCGAAGTGGCGTCGCGTTTGGCCGTCGACGTGATGCTGCGAAAGCTGAGCGAGCTGCCTCAAGCGATCGCGCCTCAGGAGCCGGAGGCAATCTCCTTGGAGTTAGCAGAGATTTTGCGGGAAACTAACGACGCGATCGGAGAGCGCAACGATCGCGAACGCCGCCAGGGCCGCCAGCGCATGGGAACAACATTGGTGATGGCGATGGCGCGGTCCCACGAACTCTACGTTGCCCACGTGGGCGACTCGCGCGCTTATTGGATCACGCGGCGCGGCTGTCAACAACTGACTCTAGACGACGACGTAGCCTCGCAGCAAACGCGCCTCGGGCAGACCCTCTATCGTGAGGCTCTACAGCAGCCGGCGGCTGGTTCGCTCGTTCAGGTGTTGGGCACGGGACCGTCTGCGTTGCTGCACCCGAACATCCAGCGGGTGGTTCTCGATGAAGACGGGTTGTTTTTGCTGTGTTCTGATGGGTTGAGCGATTTCGATCGCGTCGAGCAGTATTGGGAGCAAGAACTCCTGCCAGTGTTGGAAGAGCAGACGACGCTCCAGGAGGCTGCCGAGCGCTTGCTGACGATCGCCAATACCCAAAACGGTCACGATAATGTTACGGTGGCGCTGCTCTATTGCCAGGTCAGCCGACTCGGCGGCTCGGACGACACCGCGCTGCTCGGCCCGTGGGAGTCTTGGGTGTCTTCAGTGTTGAGGGCAACCAACCTCGAGCGCCCGAGCCCGCTGCGCCAGCGCCAATCGACCCCGACCGTTCGGGCAGCCACACCGCGGGCAGCAATCGCTCTCAGCCTCGCAATCGTTGCCGTTGCCATCGCAAGTGCGATCGGATTGTCATATGCATTCGTGCCCGAGGCGCGCGCGGCGATCGACGGCGTTCGCCAACGCCTCCTTGGTTCGCCCCTGCGCGATCCCAGCGACTTCCGTCGTTGA
- a CDS encoding adenylosuccinate synthase yields the protein MANVIVIGAQWGDEGKGKIVDLLSKSADVVVRYQGGANAGHTVVVRDQTFKLHLIPSGILYSDTECIIGSGTAIDPKVLIEELDRLEALNVSTDNLWIAQTAHVTMPYHRMFDQASERSRGNRKIGTTGRGIGPTYADKSERMGIRVLDLMDPDELREQLRWTIASKNVILEKLYELPPLDAEVTIAEYLGYAERLRPHVVDSSLHIDRALRQRRNILFEGAQGTLLDLDHGTYPYVTSSNPVAGGACVGAGVGPTAIDRVIGVAKAYTTRVGEGPFPTELDGDIGTALCKRGAEFGTTTGRRRRCGWFDAVIGRYAVRINGLDCLAVTKLDVLDTLPEIKVCVAYEVDGERFTEYPTSASRFARCKPLYKTMPGWQQSTASCRTLEDLPRQALTYLKFLAELMKVPIAIVSLGASRDQTIIVEDPIHGPKRALLDANGAPVDIQVANADTVRARSSSTHSTF from the coding sequence TTGGCTAACGTTATCGTTATTGGTGCCCAATGGGGCGATGAGGGCAAAGGTAAAATCGTCGATTTGCTGAGTAAATCAGCAGATGTGGTGGTCCGCTATCAGGGCGGAGCTAACGCCGGACATACGGTCGTCGTCCGAGACCAAACTTTCAAGCTGCATCTCATTCCATCGGGGATCTTATATTCCGACACCGAGTGCATTATCGGCTCGGGGACGGCGATCGACCCGAAGGTGCTTATTGAAGAGCTGGACCGCCTTGAAGCCCTTAACGTTTCCACAGACAACTTGTGGATCGCCCAGACGGCCCACGTGACGATGCCGTACCATCGAATGTTCGATCAAGCATCCGAGCGCAGTCGCGGCAACCGCAAAATCGGGACCACCGGACGCGGTATCGGCCCGACCTACGCCGATAAGTCGGAGCGGATGGGCATTCGCGTGCTGGACTTGATGGATCCCGACGAACTGCGCGAGCAACTGCGCTGGACGATCGCGAGCAAAAACGTCATTCTCGAGAAGCTCTACGAGCTACCGCCCCTGGATGCCGAGGTAACGATCGCCGAATATCTCGGCTATGCCGAACGCCTGCGGCCGCACGTCGTCGATAGTTCGCTGCATATCGACCGCGCGCTCCGCCAGCGCCGCAATATCTTGTTTGAAGGCGCACAAGGCACGCTCCTCGACCTCGACCACGGCACCTATCCCTACGTGACGTCCTCGAATCCAGTTGCAGGCGGAGCCTGTGTCGGAGCGGGTGTCGGACCGACAGCCATCGATCGCGTCATCGGTGTCGCCAAGGCTTACACCACTCGCGTTGGGGAAGGACCGTTCCCGACCGAGCTCGACGGCGATATCGGTACGGCCCTGTGCAAACGCGGAGCGGAATTCGGGACGACGACCGGCCGCCGCCGTCGCTGCGGTTGGTTCGATGCGGTGATCGGACGTTACGCCGTGCGGATCAACGGTCTGGACTGCCTGGCGGTCACTAAGCTCGACGTGCTCGACACCTTACCGGAAATCAAAGTCTGCGTCGCTTACGAAGTGGATGGGGAACGCTTTACCGAGTATCCAACCAGTGCGAGTCGCTTCGCACGCTGCAAGCCGCTCTACAAAACGATGCCCGGCTGGCAGCAGTCCACGGCGAGTTGTCGTACCCTGGAAGACCTGCCCCGCCAAGCACTAACCTATCTCAAGTTCCTGGCTGAGTTGATGAAGGTGCCGATCGCGATCGTTTCCCTCGGTGCCAGCCGGGACCAAACGATCATCGTCGAAGACCCGATCCACGGACCCAAACGCGCATTGCTCGATGCTAACGGCGCGCCCGTGGACATCCAGGTCGCCAACGCTGACACTGTCCGGGCGCGCTCGTCCTCGACTCACTCAACTTTTTAG